From the uncultured Trichococcus sp. genome, one window contains:
- the ahpF gene encoding alkyl hydroperoxide reductase subunit F, translating to MALDTEIKGQLAQYLELLESDVVFKASLGEDENSGKVSEFLQEIAGMSAKISIENATLSRTPSFTIARPGTESGITFAGLPLGHEFTSFILALLQVSGRAPKVDDSIIKRIKAIDKELHFETYVSLTCHNCPDVVQALNIMSVLNPKISHVMIEGGMFKNEIEAKKIMAVPTVFLNGQSFASGRMTIEQLIDNAAGPASADEFSDKEVFDVLVVGGGPAGNSAAIYAARKGINTGMVVETYGGQVMDTVGIENMIGTPYTEGPKLMAQIEAHVNQYKVDIMKGQRAKTIRKNNLIEVELENGAVLKAKTAILSVGAHWRNVNVPGEEEFRTKGVTNCPHCDGPLFVGKDVAVIGGGNSGIEAAIDLAGLAKHVTVLEFLPELKADQVLQDRIKSLQNVTVITNAATKAITGSEQVEAISYVDRATNEEHTIALEGVFVQIGLVPNTAWLKNSGVALNERGEIIIDNHGSTNLEGVFAAGDCTNSAYKQIIISMGAGATAALGAFDHLIRQ from the coding sequence ATGGCACTTGATACAGAAATAAAAGGGCAACTTGCCCAATATCTTGAACTGTTGGAATCGGATGTAGTTTTTAAAGCCAGCCTGGGCGAGGATGAAAATTCCGGGAAAGTCAGCGAGTTTCTGCAGGAAATTGCCGGAATGTCGGCGAAGATTTCTATCGAAAATGCAACGCTGTCCCGCACACCCAGTTTTACGATCGCACGCCCTGGAACGGAAAGCGGCATCACGTTTGCCGGCCTTCCGTTAGGGCATGAGTTCACTTCGTTTATCCTGGCTTTGCTGCAGGTAAGCGGGCGTGCGCCAAAAGTGGATGACAGCATCATCAAGCGCATCAAAGCAATCGACAAAGAACTGCATTTCGAGACCTATGTCAGCTTGACTTGTCATAACTGCCCGGATGTTGTCCAAGCGCTGAACATCATGTCCGTCCTGAACCCGAAAATCTCACATGTTATGATCGAGGGCGGGATGTTCAAGAATGAAATCGAAGCGAAGAAAATAATGGCTGTTCCGACTGTTTTCCTTAATGGGCAATCATTTGCCAGCGGGCGTATGACGATCGAACAATTGATCGACAATGCCGCCGGTCCGGCAAGTGCGGATGAGTTCTCCGATAAGGAAGTATTCGACGTCCTTGTTGTGGGCGGAGGACCTGCCGGAAACAGCGCAGCCATCTACGCTGCACGCAAAGGCATCAACACCGGCATGGTTGTCGAGACCTACGGCGGACAAGTGATGGACACTGTCGGCATCGAAAACATGATCGGTACGCCTTACACAGAAGGGCCGAAGCTGATGGCGCAAATCGAAGCGCATGTGAATCAGTACAAGGTCGACATCATGAAAGGCCAACGCGCTAAAACTATCCGTAAAAATAACCTGATCGAGGTCGAACTGGAGAATGGAGCAGTGCTCAAAGCCAAGACCGCTATCCTTTCGGTCGGAGCGCATTGGCGCAACGTGAACGTCCCCGGGGAAGAGGAGTTCCGCACGAAAGGCGTCACCAACTGTCCGCATTGCGATGGCCCTTTGTTTGTAGGCAAAGACGTTGCTGTCATCGGCGGCGGCAATTCCGGCATAGAAGCGGCGATCGACCTGGCCGGGTTAGCGAAACATGTCACCGTGCTGGAGTTCTTGCCGGAATTGAAGGCTGACCAAGTATTGCAGGACCGCATCAAATCTTTGCAGAACGTAACGGTCATCACAAATGCGGCGACGAAAGCGATCACCGGTTCTGAACAAGTGGAAGCCATTTCCTACGTGGACCGCGCTACGAATGAAGAGCATACCATCGCTCTTGAAGGTGTCTTCGTTCAGATCGGTTTGGTTCCGAACACGGCTTGGCTGAAGAATTCCGGCGTCGCATTGAACGAACGCGGTGAAATCATCATCGACAACCACGGTTCAACCAATCTGGAAGGCGTATTCGCTGCCGGCGATTGCACAAACAGCGCTTACAAACAAATCATCATCTCGATGGGCGCCGGAGCGACTGCCGCTTTGGGCGCATTCGACCATCTGATCCGCCAATAA
- a CDS encoding formate--tetrahydrofolate ligase: MKTDIEIAQGNEMLPIKEVAATLSLTEDDLKLYGKYKAKVDIKKINSLSEEADGKLILVTAINPTPAGEGKSTVTVGLGDALTRIGKKAMIAMREPSLGPTMGVKGGAAGGGYAQVQPMQDINLHFTGDMHAITATNNTLSALIDNHIQQGNALNIDQRRITWKRVLDINDRALRNIVIGLGGPIQGVPRQDGFDITVASEIMAILCLSTSLTDLKNRIGNIVIGYTFDRVPVTVRDLKVEGALTLLMKDALEPNLVQTLYHTPAFVHGGPFANIAHGCNSVLATKTALKLADYVITEAGFGADLGAEKFMDIKVPQLGKSPDAVVIVATVRSLKMHGGVLVKDLNSGENVEAVKAGFANLQKHIENMQQYGVPVVVALNEFTNDTAAEIEAVVSLCAAQQVECVLTAVWAKGAEGGEALANAVVQAIDENTKAFVPLYVAEDSSIEEKIETIVTKIYGGTSVVYSKEAKNQLRQYKKNGWDRLPVCMAKTQYSLSDDQKAIGRPENFDITIRSFVPKIGAGFVVALTGDILTMPGLPKEPAALRMDVTEDGVVTGLF; the protein is encoded by the coding sequence TTGAAGACGGATATCGAGATAGCTCAAGGAAATGAGATGCTTCCGATCAAAGAAGTAGCGGCAACCCTATCCCTGACAGAGGATGATCTGAAACTGTACGGCAAATACAAGGCAAAAGTGGACATCAAGAAAATCAACTCCTTGAGTGAAGAGGCAGACGGCAAGTTGATCCTTGTCACTGCCATCAATCCTACCCCGGCAGGAGAAGGCAAATCGACTGTTACAGTCGGCTTGGGCGATGCCCTGACACGCATCGGCAAGAAAGCGATGATCGCGATGCGCGAACCTTCTTTAGGGCCGACGATGGGCGTCAAAGGCGGAGCGGCTGGCGGCGGCTATGCGCAAGTGCAGCCGATGCAGGACATCAACCTGCATTTCACCGGCGATATGCATGCCATCACAGCGACGAACAATACCTTATCAGCTTTGATCGATAACCATATCCAACAAGGCAATGCCTTGAACATCGATCAGCGCCGGATCACCTGGAAACGCGTATTGGACATCAATGACCGTGCTTTGCGCAACATCGTCATCGGCTTGGGCGGACCGATCCAAGGCGTTCCCCGCCAGGATGGCTTCGATATTACTGTAGCGAGCGAAATCATGGCGATCCTGTGCTTATCGACTTCACTGACGGATCTGAAGAACCGGATCGGGAATATTGTCATCGGCTATACGTTTGATCGCGTACCCGTCACTGTCAGAGACTTGAAAGTGGAAGGCGCATTGACCTTGTTGATGAAGGATGCGTTGGAGCCGAACCTGGTGCAGACGCTCTACCATACACCGGCATTTGTGCATGGCGGACCGTTCGCCAATATCGCGCATGGCTGCAACAGCGTCTTGGCAACCAAAACGGCCTTGAAATTGGCCGATTACGTCATCACGGAGGCCGGTTTCGGAGCCGACTTGGGCGCTGAGAAGTTCATGGACATCAAAGTGCCGCAGCTGGGCAAGAGCCCGGATGCAGTCGTGATCGTGGCGACCGTTCGCTCGTTGAAGATGCACGGCGGCGTGTTGGTGAAAGACCTTAACAGCGGCGAAAATGTCGAAGCGGTCAAAGCGGGCTTCGCAAATCTGCAGAAACATATCGAAAACATGCAACAATACGGCGTGCCTGTCGTTGTGGCGCTCAATGAATTCACGAACGACACCGCAGCTGAAATCGAAGCGGTCGTCAGCCTGTGTGCGGCGCAGCAAGTCGAATGTGTCCTGACGGCCGTATGGGCAAAAGGCGCTGAAGGCGGAGAAGCCTTGGCGAACGCTGTCGTTCAAGCAATCGATGAAAACACGAAGGCTTTCGTTCCTCTGTATGTGGCGGAAGACAGCAGCATCGAAGAAAAAATCGAAACGATCGTAACCAAAATCTATGGCGGCACAAGTGTCGTCTATTCCAAAGAAGCCAAAAATCAACTGCGTCAGTACAAGAAGAATGGCTGGGACCGTTTGCCGGTATGTATGGCAAAAACGCAGTATTCCTTGTCCGATGACCAGAAAGCGATCGGCCGTCCGGAAAACTTCGACATCACTATCCGGTCCTTTGTTCCGAAAATCGGAGCCGGGTTTGTCGTTGCCTTGACGGGGGATATCCTGACCATGCCGGGTCTGCCGAAAGAACCGGCTGCCCTAAGGATGGACGTTACCGAAGACGGAGTCGTTACAGGCTTGTTCTAA
- a CDS encoding ABC-F family ATP-binding cassette domain-containing protein: MKDFNAIELEKSYGMKRLFNKISFTIREGEHIGLIGQNGTGKSSLLEIIAGIDTPDAGTLDVPSDYRIGYLAQEPQLNKDATVFEAVYEGEAPIIKTVRAYEEALELLANDSLNPDNQNRYSKAEADMNAQDAWQTEVQIKSILNRLGLDDITKKVGELSGGQRKRVGLAQVLIQAPDLLLLDEPTNHLDMDSITWLENYLAQYKGSVLLVTHDRYFLENAVTKIIELKNGGLEVYTGNYEDYLAQKSEREAIQQKMDEKQLKLYKSELQWMRKGAKARTTKQQARIHRFEDLEKATQQSTADAKLEIQLDGSRLGKRVFNLEHISLFAGDKQILNDFSYIFQSTDRIGIVGKNGAGKTTFLNMLAGEKEIAGGNLIIGETVKIAYYKQLSEVLPDDKRVINYLQEIAEEVKRSDGIVVSVTEMLETFLFPRETHGNLISSLSGGEKRRLYLLKLLMTKPNVLLMDEPTNDLDIDTLTVLEDYLKSFGGAVITVSHDRYFLDKVADKLLILNDEGKPAVFFGDMSEYLLVASQKESEAAKQESKKATATALSEDAVKEKTKWTYMEQKEWETIEDDISELEEKSQTLQSAMAENASDFEKLTQLQQELDNAEAALAEKWERWEYLSQFVKD, translated from the coding sequence ATGAAAGATTTTAATGCCATTGAGTTAGAAAAATCCTACGGGATGAAGAGACTCTTCAATAAAATATCCTTCACGATCCGTGAAGGTGAACATATCGGTCTGATCGGCCAGAATGGAACCGGGAAGAGCTCGTTGTTGGAGATCATTGCGGGAATCGACACACCGGATGCAGGCACCCTGGACGTGCCCAGCGATTATCGGATCGGCTATTTGGCGCAGGAGCCCCAACTGAACAAAGACGCGACTGTTTTTGAAGCGGTCTATGAAGGCGAAGCGCCCATCATCAAGACGGTCCGCGCCTACGAGGAGGCATTGGAGTTGTTGGCGAACGACAGCTTGAATCCGGACAATCAGAACCGGTACAGCAAGGCCGAAGCTGACATGAATGCGCAAGATGCTTGGCAAACGGAGGTTCAGATCAAATCCATCCTGAACAGGTTGGGTTTGGATGACATCACGAAAAAAGTTGGCGAGCTATCCGGTGGGCAACGGAAACGCGTCGGCTTGGCGCAGGTGCTGATCCAAGCGCCGGACCTGCTGTTGCTGGATGAACCGACCAACCATCTCGACATGGACTCGATCACATGGCTGGAGAACTACCTGGCCCAATACAAAGGCTCCGTCCTGTTGGTGACCCATGACCGCTACTTCCTGGAGAATGCCGTCACGAAGATCATCGAACTGAAGAACGGCGGATTGGAAGTCTATACAGGAAACTACGAAGACTATTTGGCCCAAAAGAGCGAACGGGAAGCCATCCAGCAAAAAATGGACGAGAAGCAGCTGAAACTGTACAAGAGCGAACTGCAGTGGATGCGCAAGGGCGCCAAAGCGAGGACGACAAAGCAACAGGCGCGGATCCACCGTTTCGAGGATTTGGAAAAGGCAACGCAACAAAGCACAGCCGATGCCAAACTCGAAATCCAATTGGATGGTTCCCGCTTGGGCAAACGCGTCTTCAATCTGGAGCATATCTCGCTGTTTGCGGGAGATAAACAGATTCTCAATGATTTTTCCTACATATTCCAGTCGACCGATCGCATCGGCATCGTCGGCAAGAACGGGGCAGGCAAGACGACTTTCCTGAATATGTTGGCGGGCGAAAAAGAAATCGCCGGCGGGAATCTGATCATCGGAGAGACCGTCAAAATAGCCTATTACAAACAGCTTTCTGAAGTGCTCCCTGACGATAAGCGCGTCATCAATTATCTGCAGGAAATCGCAGAAGAGGTGAAGAGAAGCGACGGCATCGTTGTCAGCGTCACGGAGATGCTGGAGACCTTTCTGTTCCCGCGCGAAACGCACGGCAACCTGATCAGCTCATTATCAGGAGGGGAAAAACGCCGCCTTTACTTGTTGAAGCTGCTGATGACGAAACCGAATGTGTTGCTGATGGATGAGCCGACGAACGACTTGGATATCGATACGCTGACGGTGTTGGAGGATTACTTGAAAAGCTTCGGCGGAGCCGTCATTACCGTTTCGCATGACCGCTATTTCTTGGATAAAGTGGCCGACAAGCTGTTGATCCTGAATGATGAAGGCAAACCGGCCGTATTCTTTGGGGATATGAGCGAATATTTGCTGGTAGCCAGTCAAAAGGAGAGTGAGGCCGCTAAACAGGAAAGCAAGAAAGCGACAGCGACTGCCCTTTCTGAGGATGCGGTAAAGGAAAAGACCAAATGGACCTACATGGAGCAGAAGGAATGGGAGACAATCGAGGACGACATTTCCGAACTTGAGGAAAAAAGCCAGACGTTGCAGAGCGCGATGGCCGAAAATGCTTCGGACTTCGAAAAGTTGACCCAATTGCAGCAGGAGCTGGACAACGCAGAAGCTGCGCTTGCTGAAAAATGGGAACGCTGGGAATACCTCAGCCAGTTCGTCAAAGATTAA
- a CDS encoding thymidylate synthase has translation MTKQYLDLARTVLETGATKHDRTGTGTKSIFGYQMRFDLAEGFPILTTKKVAFGLIKSELLWFLKGDTNIRYLLENNNHIWDEWAFERYVKSEDYTGPNMDDFGHRVLKEEGFKTIYDAEMAKFRETILTDAAFAAKHGELGNIYGSQWRHWKTTQGEFIDQISDVIEMIKKNPDSRRLMVSAWNPEDVPSMALPPCHTLFQFYVTDGKLSCQLYQRSADIFLGVPFNIASYALLTHLIANETGLEVGEFIHTFGDAHLYLNHIEQIELQLTREPFALPELVLKHPEKSIFEMEKEDIVLEGYKSHPGIKAPIAV, from the coding sequence ATGACAAAACAATATTTGGATTTAGCAAGAACCGTCCTGGAAACAGGCGCGACGAAACACGACCGTACCGGCACCGGCACAAAAAGCATCTTCGGATATCAGATGCGCTTCGACCTCGCTGAAGGCTTCCCGATCCTGACGACCAAGAAAGTTGCTTTCGGCCTCATCAAGAGCGAACTGCTGTGGTTCCTGAAGGGCGACACGAACATCAGATACTTGTTGGAAAACAACAACCATATCTGGGATGAATGGGCATTCGAGCGCTACGTGAAATCAGAAGATTACACAGGACCGAATATGGATGACTTCGGACATCGGGTCCTGAAGGAAGAGGGCTTCAAAACAATCTACGATGCCGAGATGGCCAAATTCCGGGAAACGATTTTGACGGATGCAGCCTTTGCAGCCAAACACGGTGAATTGGGCAACATTTACGGGTCCCAATGGCGCCACTGGAAAACGACGCAAGGGGAATTCATCGATCAGATCAGCGATGTCATCGAAATGATCAAAAAGAACCCTGATTCCAGAAGGTTGATGGTTTCGGCCTGGAATCCGGAAGATGTCCCTTCGATGGCATTGCCGCCATGCCATACCCTGTTCCAATTCTATGTCACCGATGGGAAGCTCAGCTGCCAACTGTATCAGAGGAGCGCGGATATCTTTTTGGGGGTGCCGTTCAACATAGCCAGCTATGCCTTATTGACGCATCTGATAGCAAACGAAACGGGTCTTGAAGTCGGGGAATTCATCCACACATTCGGGGATGCCCATCTGTACCTGAATCATATCGAACAGATTGAATTGCAGCTTACCAGAGAGCCTTTCGCTTTGCCTGAGTTGGTGCTGAAGCATCCGGAGAAATCCATTTTCGAAATGGAAAAAGAGGATATCGTCCTGGAAGGCTACAAGAGCCACCCGGGCATCAAAGCACCGATTGCTGTATAA
- a CDS encoding dihydrofolate reductase, producing MIALLWAEDDNGIIGKGGTLPWHLPNDLKYFKEKTLNHKIVMGRKTFEGMGSRPLPKRENIILTRQNDYTHAGVTILHEVDEVLALDNEEDTLFIIGGSEIFELFLPFADILYQTVIHADFDGDTYFPTFNWNEWELESSTLGVFDDKNRYEHEFKVFKRVK from the coding sequence ATGATCGCATTATTATGGGCTGAGGACGACAACGGAATCATCGGAAAAGGCGGCACATTGCCTTGGCACCTGCCGAATGATCTGAAGTATTTCAAAGAGAAAACACTGAACCACAAAATCGTGATGGGCAGAAAAACATTTGAGGGGATGGGGTCACGCCCATTGCCCAAAAGAGAGAACATCATCCTGACAAGGCAAAACGACTACACCCATGCGGGGGTCACCATCCTGCATGAAGTGGATGAGGTATTGGCGTTGGATAACGAAGAGGACACGCTTTTCATCATCGGCGGCAGCGAAATTTTTGAGCTGTTCCTGCCGTTCGCGGACATCCTTTATCAGACCGTCATTCATGCCGATTTTGACGGGGACACTTACTTCCCTACATTCAACTGGAACGAGTGGGAACTGGAGTCGTCAACCTTAGGCGTTTTCGACGACAAAAACCGCTACGAACATGAATTCAAAGTCTTCAAACGGGTGAAATAA
- a CDS encoding hemolysin III family protein: MTTFPQTDGKRKVIINEVLNAVTHGIGTLLSIVGCVLLILKGSQSGNVTEVVAYAIYGASMILLFLSSTLYHSFSLTRFQKIFRYIDHAAIYLLIAGTYTPFCLIAVRNGQSRALFIAVWAIAIIGIILKIFFVGKFNGISTLLYLGMGWMALFIIQPMYQTLGLNGIVLIGLGGLSYSLGTIFYSNKKYGFMHVIWHLFVLAGAAFMYFGILLYV, encoded by the coding sequence GTGACAACTTTTCCGCAAACAGATGGCAAACGCAAAGTCATCATCAATGAAGTGTTGAATGCCGTAACACATGGAATCGGAACCTTGCTAAGCATCGTAGGATGCGTCTTACTCATTTTGAAGGGATCCCAATCAGGAAACGTTACAGAAGTCGTTGCTTATGCCATTTATGGCGCTTCGATGATTTTGCTTTTCCTCTCGTCGACCCTCTATCACAGTTTCAGTTTGACCCGCTTTCAGAAGATTTTCCGCTACATCGATCACGCAGCCATATATTTGTTGATTGCAGGGACGTATACGCCGTTTTGTTTGATTGCGGTGCGTAACGGCCAAAGCAGAGCCTTGTTCATTGCCGTTTGGGCAATCGCAATCATCGGCATTATCCTGAAGATCTTTTTCGTCGGAAAATTCAATGGAATTTCCACCCTCTTGTACTTGGGTATGGGATGGATGGCGCTGTTCATCATTCAACCGATGTACCAGACACTCGGCCTGAACGGCATTGTGCTTATCGGTTTGGGCGGTTTGAGTTACAGTTTGGGGACTATTTTTTACTCGAACAAAAAATACGGCTTTATGCATGTCATTTGGCACCTCTTCGTTTTGGCAGGCGCCGCCTTCATGTACTTCGGCATCTTGCTTTACGTGTAA
- a CDS encoding YpmS family protein translates to MGTDQQRSAKKSPNPWKIAFISLSLILVIAAVWLFSKITMEQPGQSAEDTQVTVQSKNQLSAGLSLNNTELAVIANEYMKSEQSLAGYSLEITDVATLKGETVLLGFSIPFALSGEPHATTEGNLQLKVTDISLGGLSLPEKEALSLLAQFLTLPAFVSLDADSETVLMNLTSIDLPKESAIRLLSIDKETKEYSFEVSIPAENLIE, encoded by the coding sequence ATGGGAACCGATCAACAAAGAAGTGCAAAAAAAAGCCCGAATCCATGGAAAATTGCTTTCATCTCCTTGTCGCTCATACTGGTCATCGCGGCAGTTTGGCTATTCTCAAAAATCACGATGGAACAACCGGGTCAATCTGCGGAAGATACTCAAGTCACAGTTCAATCAAAGAATCAGCTTTCGGCCGGATTGTCCTTGAACAATACCGAATTGGCGGTCATCGCCAACGAATACATGAAATCCGAGCAGAGCCTGGCCGGCTATTCGTTGGAAATCACGGATGTGGCGACTTTAAAAGGTGAAACCGTACTGCTGGGGTTTTCGATCCCGTTTGCTTTATCAGGGGAGCCGCATGCGACAACGGAAGGCAATCTGCAGCTGAAAGTGACGGATATTTCCCTGGGCGGTTTGTCATTGCCCGAAAAAGAAGCTTTGAGTCTTTTGGCTCAATTTTTGACGCTGCCTGCCTTCGTCAGCTTGGACGCGGACTCGGAAACGGTGCTGATGAACTTGACCAGCATCGACCTTCCGAAAGAAAGTGCCATCCGTTTGCTTTCGATCGATAAAGAGACGAAAGAATATTCATTTGAAGTAAGCATACCAGCAGAAAATTTGATAGAATAG
- a CDS encoding YozE family protein yields MRQSFYLFILTYRDPYKKDDKTAFANRVSEDIGFPKQMTDYHELADYLELSGEYTEFMSVFDELFEIYVERNRN; encoded by the coding sequence ATGAGACAATCTTTTTACCTTTTCATCCTCACGTATAGAGACCCATACAAAAAGGACGACAAAACAGCATTCGCGAACCGGGTTTCCGAGGATATCGGTTTTCCGAAGCAAATGACCGATTATCACGAACTTGCCGATTACCTGGAGTTGAGCGGCGAGTACACAGAGTTCATGTCCGTCTTTGATGAGTTATTTGAAATATACGTCGAGAGAAACCGAAACTAG
- the deoD gene encoding purine-nucleoside phosphorylase: MSTHIAAKPGQIADTVLLPGDPLRAKYIAETYLEDVEQYNSVRNMFGYTGTYKGKRVSVQGTGMGLPSIMIYANELITEYNVQNLIRVGSAGAIQKDIHVRDIVIAQGATTDSSVVSNTFNGQVNFAPICNFELMHNAYTVAKERNLSVHVGNVLSSDRFYNEELDKQKLADYGVLAVEMEAAGLYLLAAKYNRRALALLTISDHILTGEETTAEERETTFDDMMLVALESIL; encoded by the coding sequence ATGAGTACACATATTGCAGCAAAGCCGGGGCAAATCGCGGATACAGTCTTATTGCCGGGCGATCCGTTGAGAGCGAAGTACATTGCCGAGACGTACCTGGAGGATGTCGAACAGTATAATTCGGTCCGGAACATGTTTGGATACACCGGGACGTACAAAGGCAAACGTGTCTCTGTCCAAGGAACTGGCATGGGCTTGCCCTCCATCATGATCTACGCCAACGAATTGATCACTGAGTACAACGTGCAGAATCTGATCCGTGTCGGTTCGGCAGGGGCAATCCAAAAAGACATCCATGTCCGCGACATCGTCATTGCCCAAGGCGCAACCACAGATTCCAGCGTCGTCAGCAACACGTTCAACGGCCAAGTCAACTTTGCGCCGATCTGCAACTTTGAACTGATGCACAATGCCTATACGGTCGCGAAGGAACGGAATCTATCCGTCCACGTCGGCAACGTCCTGTCCTCGGACCGCTTCTACAATGAAGAGTTGGACAAACAGAAATTGGCCGATTATGGTGTTCTGGCCGTGGAAATGGAAGCTGCCGGACTGTACCTGCTGGCAGCCAAATACAACCGGAGAGCGCTGGCTTTGTTGACGATCAGCGATCATATCCTGACCGGGGAAGAGACGACTGCCGAAGAGCGTGAAACAACGTTCGACGACATGATGCTCGTTGCTTTGGAATCTATCTTATAA
- a CDS encoding S41 family peptidase, which produces MGNNGHKLRKRGVKLSFYFLSLLIVAAAAIGGTYAWIGRSVTLPSTGEIIQGTNSSTLDAAAADRIGAVYQTLLNNYVEGVDEEDLIEGALSGMVEAVGDPYSQYLNTEASDNLDETISASFEGIGAEIMSLNQQIVIVSPIKGSPAEKAGLLPNDIILSSDGQALQGMTASEAVALIRGEKGSEVVLEIARGDQTFKVNIIRDTIPIETVTFELDEEHPEIGIVHVSSFSTPTYDDIVSAVTDLRTQGATAFVFDFRQNPGGLLDQALKISNMFLDDGDIIMQTQEKNAEPNKIVASESEFGDFKVTEPTVLLVDEGSASASEIVAGALQESSEIPLVGTTTFGKGTVQTVYPLTESSELKLTVAKWLTPNGNWIHEKGIAVDYEVALPEYATLTIIDSAATYEEGTVSEAVKNVEAMLNAIGYAVEADGYYDEDTAEQVASFQAANELETTGIVTGDTALAIVEKLREVLTENDTQYDKAAEILMGNE; this is translated from the coding sequence ATGGGCAACAATGGGCATAAACTAAGAAAACGCGGAGTCAAACTCTCCTTTTATTTCCTTTCTCTGCTTATCGTCGCAGCTGCGGCGATCGGCGGGACGTATGCGTGGATCGGTAGGAGCGTCACTCTCCCGTCAACAGGAGAGATCATCCAAGGAACAAACAGTTCGACATTGGATGCAGCTGCAGCGGACCGCATCGGAGCCGTCTATCAGACGTTGCTTAACAACTATGTCGAAGGTGTCGATGAAGAAGATCTGATCGAAGGCGCCTTGAGCGGCATGGTCGAAGCGGTCGGCGATCCCTACAGTCAATACTTGAATACAGAAGCGAGCGACAACTTGGATGAGACGATTTCCGCCTCATTCGAAGGAATCGGAGCTGAAATCATGTCCTTGAATCAGCAGATCGTCATTGTTTCGCCTATCAAAGGCTCTCCAGCCGAAAAAGCGGGATTGTTGCCGAATGACATCATCCTCAGTTCGGATGGCCAAGCTTTGCAAGGCATGACAGCCAGCGAAGCAGTCGCGCTGATCAGAGGCGAAAAGGGCAGCGAGGTGGTTCTGGAAATAGCGCGCGGAGATCAGACTTTCAAGGTGAATATCATCCGGGATACGATTCCGATCGAAACGGTGACGTTTGAACTGGATGAAGAACATCCGGAAATCGGCATCGTCCATGTTTCCAGCTTCTCCACGCCGACCTATGATGATATCGTCAGCGCTGTAACGGATCTGCGCACACAGGGAGCCACAGCCTTTGTGTTTGATTTCAGGCAGAATCCAGGCGGCTTATTGGATCAGGCTCTGAAGATCAGCAATATGTTCCTTGACGACGGGGACATCATCATGCAGACGCAAGAAAAAAATGCCGAGCCTAATAAAATTGTGGCCAGCGAAAGCGAGTTCGGAGATTTCAAGGTAACTGAACCAACCGTCCTGCTTGTCGATGAAGGAAGCGCCAGTGCGTCAGAAATTGTCGCGGGGGCACTGCAGGAATCTTCAGAGATACCGTTAGTCGGAACGACGACTTTCGGCAAAGGAACTGTGCAGACAGTGTATCCGTTGACCGAGAGCAGCGAGTTGAAACTGACGGTCGCCAAATGGCTGACGCCGAACGGCAACTGGATCCACGAAAAAGGGATTGCGGTCGACTACGAAGTCGCACTTCCGGAGTACGCCACATTGACGATCATCGATTCTGCGGCAACCTATGAAGAAGGAACTGTCTCGGAAGCGGTCAAAAATGTGGAAGCGATGCTGAACGCCATAGGGTATGCAGTCGAAGCGGACGGTTATTACGATGAAGACACTGCCGAGCAGGTAGCTTCATTCCAAGCTGCAAATGAGCTGGAAACAACCGGAATCGTAACGGGTGACACTGCCTTGGCGATTGTCGAAAAATTGCGGGAAGTCCTTACGGAGAACGATACACAGTACGATAAGGCTGCGGAAATATTGATGGGGAACGAATAA